In Microplitis demolitor isolate Queensland-Clemson2020A chromosome 9, iyMicDemo2.1a, whole genome shotgun sequence, one genomic interval encodes:
- the LOC103580423 gene encoding dynein light chain roadblock-type 2: MAQEVEETMKRIQSHKGVVGTIVVNSEGIPIKSTLDNTTTVQYAGLISQLSDKARSVVRDLDPTNDLTFLRIRSKKHEVMVAPDKEFILIVVQNPVD, from the exons Atg GCTCAAGAAGTTGAAGAAACCATGAAACGAATCCAATCTCATAAAGGTGTTGTGGGTACAATTGTCGTAAATTCCGAAG GTATTCCAATAAAATCAACTCTTGACAACACAACGACAGTACAATATGCCGGATTGATAAGCCAGCTATCAGATAAAGCGCGTTCTGTCGTACGTGATCTAGATCCAACAAACGATCTGACATTTTTACGCATTCGGAGTAAAAAGCATGAAGTAATGGTTGCACCTGAcaaagaatttatattaattgtcGTGCAAAATCCAGTTGATTAA
- the LOC103580426 gene encoding exocyst complex component 3, whose product MISTTNMTDLQKLEEQAKATATKHVINMLQRPGQLEKVEQYKRRITRKKASVETMLKTAMQSQLDGVRVGFHQLETSLSTIASIKEELDLIGQSFGSALELNTKLQPVQEENMRHSQYVTAKENLKHIFTVPESVEKTKQWINEGKLLHAHQSLMDLENSRDDLLYELHKLPNQSLPDKVMLKAYFEDVETLSQLMEKQIKLVLSRTLNTVRKEPTVIVTALRIIEREEKADQFATQRQRQSGFIPPGRPKKWKEMAMQTLEKSVANRIEGTQVDERADNKMWLVRYLELTRQLILEDLRVVKTLCGPCFPPSYDIVNKFVRMYHNSLSQHLKDIIANGLEGNEYVSLLAWIMNTYPGTELMMHPELNINITKIGDLLAVEILDELQEKYLRNMCQNYEDWMKKTLETEKVDWWSGKAPESSAQDTYYHTAAPVIIFQMIDQNLQVTKTISTDLTAKALVVCIEQVNKYGLMYRQAIMEFKAKHFDDRSQVPYFTHHMITVVNNCLQYVELAQQMKQLYWVTNATPDAAVKFENLLANYQQLRNETVAILLEESLLDLETQFQDLLTPKWLSTSIAVETICVTLEDYFQDYGHLRVKNFEYVINEAQNLIAKRYISAMLSRKISLKNYDECLTCTSKIMSEADKLKNFFIRIAPKVGNFDSPFEIIKRLAEVLRCEDAEILTLDLHSLVEKYPDMTDDHLVRLLSLRGDIPRSEAKEKVAYILEAQKNRKTTPSTSNSIFKQIVLQESFLSWKP is encoded by the coding sequence atgatttcaacGACAAATATGACGGATCTCCAGAAGCTGGAAGAGCAGGCGAAAGCAACAGCAACCAAGCACGTGATCAACATGCTCCAGCGTCCAGGTCAGTTGGAAAAAGTAGAGCAATACAAGCGCCGTATCACTCGTAAGAAAGCGTCTGTTGAAACCATGCTGAAGACGGCGATGCAGAGTCAATTGGATGGAGTACGTGTAGGGTTTCATCAGCTGGAAACATCCTTGTCGACTATCGCATCTATAAAAGAAGAGCTGGATCTTATAGGCCAGTCCTTTGGTTCTGCGCTTGAACTCAACACCAAGTTACAGCCGGTTCAGGAGGAGAACATGCGTCACTCTCAGTATGTCACAGCAAAAGAAAATCTCAAGCACATATTCACTGTGCCCGAGTCAGTTGAAAAAACAAAGCAATGGATAAATGAAGGCAAGCTCTTACACGCTCACCAGAGTCTCATGGACTTGGAGAATTCTCGAGACGATTTACTCTATGAGTTACACAAGCTCCCCAACCAGTCGCTACCTGACAAAGTGATGCTCAAAGCCTACTTCGAGGACGTGGAGACCCTGTCCCAGTTGATGGAGAAGCAAATAAAACTTGTACTGAGTCGTACTTTGAATACTGTACGGAAAGAACCGACAGTGATTGTGACAGCGCTACGGATAATTGAACGCGAGGAAAAAGCTGATCAGTTCGCGACTCAGCGTCAACGGCAATCGGGATTTATTCCACCAGGACGCCCCAAGAAGTGGAAGGAAATGGCGATGCAGACTCTTGAGAAGTCTGTTGCGAACCGAATCGAAGGAACTCAAGTTGACGAACGGGCTGACAACAAAATGTGGCTTGTCCGCTATCTAGAACTCACTCGCCAATTGATCCTGGAAGATCTGCGGGTTGTAAAAACACTTTGTGGTCCTTGTTTCCCGCCTTCTTACGacatagtaaataaatttgtgcGCATGTACCACAACAGTTTGTCTCAGCATCTGAAAGACATCATTGCCAATGGACTTGAAGGTAACGAGTATGTGTCCCTGCTTGCTTGGATCATGAACACTTATCCAGGTACCGAGCTGATGATGCACCCGgagttaaatataaacatcACAAAAATCGGGGATCTGTTGGCTGTCGAAATCCTTGATGAACTGCAGGAAAAATATCTGAGGAACATGTGCCAGAATTATGAGGACTGGATGAAAAAGACGTTGGAGACGGAGAAAGTTGACTGGTGGAGTGGAAAAGCGCCAGAATCTTCAGCTCAGGACACGTATTATCATACCGCAGCACcagttataatttttcaaatgattgATCAGAATTTGCAGGTCACCAAGACCATCAGCACTGACTTGACCGCCAAGGCTCTGGTTGTCTGCATCGAGCAAGTCAACAAGTATGGTCTGATGTATCGGCAAGCTATAATGGAGTTCAAAGCAAAGCATTTTGATGACCGTAGCCAAGTGCCTTATTTTACCCATCATATGATCACGGTAGTAAATAATTGTCTCCAGTATGTTGAGTTGGCGCAGCAGATGAAACAGTTGTACTGGGTGACCAACGCCACCCCTGATGCGGCagttaaatttgaaaacttgcTAGCTAACTATCAGCAACTGCGTAATGAAACGGTTGCCATTTTACTAGAAGAATCGCTGCTGGATTTAGAAACTCAATTCCAGGATTTGTTGACACCCAAGTGGTTGAGTACTTCAATTGCTGTAGAAACTATCTGCGTTACATTGGAAGATTATTTCCAGGACTATGGACACttgagagttaaaaattttgagtatgtaATAAATGAGGCGCAGAATCTGATTGCCAAGAGATACATATCGGCAATGTTGTCACGAAAAATATCACTGAAGAATTACGACGAGTGCTTGACTTGCACCTCCAAGATCATGAGCGAAgcagacaaattaaaaaattttttcatacgcATCGCACCCAAGGTAGGGAACTTTGATTCTCCTTTTGAGATCATCAAGAGACTGGCGGAGGTTCTCAGATGCGAGGATGCTGAAATTCTGACCCTGGATCTCCACTCGCTGGTTGAAAAGTATCCGGACATGACTGATGATCACTTGGTTAGACTGCTGAGTTTGCGAGGTGATATTCCCAGGAGTGAAGCCAAGGAGAAGGTCGCATATATTTTGGAGGcacaaaaaaatagaaaaactaCTCCGAGTACCAgcaatagtatttttaaacagaTTGTACTTCAAGAAAGTTTTTTGAGCTGGAAACCctaa
- the LOC103580425 gene encoding trafficking protein particle complex subunit 12 gives MTEESNQISDNNLGRYFDSSHTIFDEIVSSNVLPGATSTPASSMLSLVNTELLPASDLFKQNDLFNNERSIESSAVDYHRDAWIPCDKTRKILRTIAASGNNNHDRENLTMPGLTLQNDMSDPIKDTTIHYLGIDEIIHRNISTASDVTQDERGLRNLIQSECYRAAVNLTGRLLAIYGQGYGKINYPSKHTPHSLQLWYTRLALLAKLRQVDVLKAESQPFGNLDKPDMYFIYYPELYGTRHGSMASFAFRLLLAELPNYWGDSKEAIDNLYKLLATIDQILKNLNDGLAEEGGHAKFSDNERNDSIRLWTGRKSRVLISIVNCSLSIKNFSLAIDVLEDLCAMPSWTTEQLEILKSACGRVYLFLGDVTAAEKIFAGIKEARDGTSGNGKSPTMRELIDRGLMAVAQNSFQDAYNCFKIASASDPSNVMLINNMAVCLLYSGQLKSAVQLLETAVMRNPIKSLQETVLLNISTLYELHTTHCKQSKLQLLRQMNRYKGDATDISCLKLA, from the coding sequence atgactgaAGAAAGCAATCAGATAAGTGACAATAATCTTGGTCGTTACTTTGACAGCTCGCACACAATATTCGATGAAATAGTTTCAAGTAATGTGCTACCTGGAGCAACATCAACACCAGCATCATCAATGCTGTCATTAGTAAACACTGAATTGCTCCCAGcaagtgatttatttaaacaaaatgatCTTTTCAACAACGAGAGGTCAATAGAATCCAGCGCCGTGGACTATCATCGCGATGCTTGGATCCCCTGTGACAAGACACGAAAAATCCTGCGCACGATAGCAGCATCAGGTAACAACAATCATGACCGTGAAAATCTAACGATGCCTGGTCTGACTTTGCAGAATGACATGTCTGATCCCATCAAGGACACGACGATCCACTACCTGGGTATTGATGAAATAATTCACCGGAATATATCAACAGCTTCTGATGTCACTCAGGACGAACGCGGTCTTCgtaatttaattcaatctGAATGCTACCGCGCAGCTGTCAATTTGACTGGACGGCTGTTGGCAATCTACGGTCAAGGTTacggtaaaataaattatcctaGTAAACATACACCTCATTCATTACAATTGTGGTACACGCGTCTAGCTCTGCTGGCAAAATTACGGCAAGTTGATGTTCTGAAAGCTGAATCTCAGCCTTTTGGTAATTTAGATAAACCggatatgtattttatttattatccgGAGCTGTATGGTACCAGACATGGCTCGATGGCTTCATTTGCCTTCAGATTGCTGCTGGCCGAGTTACCAAACTACTGGGGAGACTCCAAGGAAGCTATTGACAATCTGTATAAATTGCTGGCGACTATTGACCAGATCCTGAAGAATTTAAATGACGGACTGGCGGAAGAAGGTGGACATGCTAAATTCAGTGACAATGAACGGAATGATTCAATTAGACTGTGGACTGGCAGAAAATCTAGAGTATTGATTTCCATAGTAAATTGCTCGCtgagcattaaaaatttttccctagCGATCGACGTACTCGAGGATCTCTGCGCGATGCCCAGCTGGACAACTGAGCAGCTGGAGATACTCAAGTCTGCTTGCGGACGAGTTTACTTATTTCTGGGTGACGTTACCGCCGCGGAGAAAATATTCGCAGGAATAAAAGAGGCCAGAGATGGAACCAGCGGCAATGGAAAATCCCCGACGATGAGGGAACTTATTGACAGAGGACTCATGGCCGTGGCCCAGAACTCCTTTCAAGATGCCTACAACTGCTTCAAGATCGCTTCCGCCTCAGACCCTTCAAATGTTATGCTGATCAACAACATGGCGGTCTGCCTGCTCTACAGTGGACAATTGAAATCCGCGGTCCAGCTCCTTGAGACAGCTGTCATGCGGAACCCGATAAAGAGTCTGCAGGAAACTGTTCTGTTGAACATCAGCACGCTCTATGAACTTCACACCACTCACTGCAAGCAGTCAAAGCTCCAGCTTCTAAGGCAAATGAACAGATACAAAGGGGATGCTACGGACATTTCTTGTTTGAAGTTGGCTTAG
- the LOC103580424 gene encoding bone morphogenetic protein 7 isoform X1 produces MNKFIGLILFIIFYASESKLKFLEDQEYKTLNSEYVLEVLGLPKKPENIVKPSIERRSAPVYLMNIYSNTVDKINANYTSYDPTHYDYHKVNQSDILISFIAQHKTQKKAIRRMWFDVLINQTQELSSADLRLYRDNTQTMNRYQGFSFNITVYRVYKNDSNNKVGYIYANSQIVDADYQGWIVTNITSCFQWWIDNPTLNNGLKIVTIPIYDDQSDRSGSSYSYKVKPEAIGIAGFDGEPDKFAFAVGYYKNLNIESTTCWDCNRVMSLRYRRSYYISEELNDKEKQVVRDRMVRCQLRDLYVDFKEIGYEDWIIAPNGIDASDCIGKCEFPFDSTMNATVHSHLKSLMKINKVSSVSPLCAPIKYSASSVLFWLAKDKAVHKIMREASATKCGCR; encoded by the coding sequence atgaataaatttattggattaattttatttatcattttttacgctagtgagtcaaaacttaaatTTCTAGAAGACCAGGAGTATAAAACTCTTAATAGTGAATATGTGTTGGAAGTATTAGGATTACCAAAAAAGCCAGAAAATATTGTGAAGCCTAGCATAGAAAGACGATCAGCTCCTGTTTATCTCATGAATATCTACTCAAATACTGTTGACAAAATTAATGCCAATTACACGTCTTATGATCCGACTCATTACGATTATCACAAAGTTAATCAGAgtgatattttaataagttttattgcTCAGCACAAAACCCAGAAAAAAGCAATTCGGCGAATGTGGTTTGATGTTTTGATAAACCAGACCCAAGAATTGTCATCTGCTGATTTACGTCTCTATCGTGATAATACTCAGACAATGAATCGTTATCAGGGTTTTTCATTCAACATCACAGTCTACagagtttataaaaatgacagtAACAATAAAGTCGGATATATTTATGCTAATTCTCAAATCGTTGATGCTGACTATCAAGGATGGATTGTTACCAACATCACCAGTTGCTTTCAGTGGTGGATAGACAACCCGACACTCAACAATGGCTTGAAGATCGTGACGATCCCAATTTATGACGACCAATCTGATAGATCTGGATCCAGTTATAGTTATAAAGTTAAACCAGAGGCAATAGGAATCGCTGGATTTGATGGAGAACCAGATAAATTTGCTTTCGCTGTCggatattacaaaaatttaaatattgaatcgACTACTTGCTGGGATTGTAATCGAGTAATGAGCCTGCGATATAGAAGAAGTTATTATATCAGTGAAGAGTTAAATGACAAAGAAAAACAGGTAGTTAGAGATCGGATGGTGCGATGCCAGTTGAGAGATTTGTATGTTGACTTTAAAGAAATCGGGTACGAGGACTGGATCATTGCGCCAAATGGAATCGATGCTTCAGATTGTATTGGCAAATGCGAGTTCCCTTTCGATAGTACTATGAATGCTACTGTACATAGTCACCTTAAGTCTCTTATGAAGATCAACAAAGTGTCTTCTGTATCACCGCTATGCGCGCCGATAAAATACTCCGCATCAAGCGTTTTGTTTTGGTTGGCTAAAGATAAGGCTGTTCACAAAATTATGAGAGAAGCGAGTGCTACTAAGTGCGGATGCCGctga
- the LOC103580424 gene encoding bone morphogenetic protein 7 isoform X2, which translates to MNIYSNTVDKINANYTSYDPTHYDYHKVNQSDILISFIAQHKTQKKAIRRMWFDVLINQTQELSSADLRLYRDNTQTMNRYQGFSFNITVYRVYKNDSNNKVGYIYANSQIVDADYQGWIVTNITSCFQWWIDNPTLNNGLKIVTIPIYDDQSDRSGSSYSYKVKPEAIGIAGFDGEPDKFAFAVGYYKNLNIESTTCWDCNRVMSLRYRRSYYISEELNDKEKQVVRDRMVRCQLRDLYVDFKEIGYEDWIIAPNGIDASDCIGKCEFPFDSTMNATVHSHLKSLMKINKVSSVSPLCAPIKYSASSVLFWLAKDKAVHKIMREASATKCGCR; encoded by the coding sequence ATGAATATCTACTCAAATACTGTTGACAAAATTAATGCCAATTACACGTCTTATGATCCGACTCATTACGATTATCACAAAGTTAATCAGAgtgatattttaataagttttattgcTCAGCACAAAACCCAGAAAAAAGCAATTCGGCGAATGTGGTTTGATGTTTTGATAAACCAGACCCAAGAATTGTCATCTGCTGATTTACGTCTCTATCGTGATAATACTCAGACAATGAATCGTTATCAGGGTTTTTCATTCAACATCACAGTCTACagagtttataaaaatgacagtAACAATAAAGTCGGATATATTTATGCTAATTCTCAAATCGTTGATGCTGACTATCAAGGATGGATTGTTACCAACATCACCAGTTGCTTTCAGTGGTGGATAGACAACCCGACACTCAACAATGGCTTGAAGATCGTGACGATCCCAATTTATGACGACCAATCTGATAGATCTGGATCCAGTTATAGTTATAAAGTTAAACCAGAGGCAATAGGAATCGCTGGATTTGATGGAGAACCAGATAAATTTGCTTTCGCTGTCggatattacaaaaatttaaatattgaatcgACTACTTGCTGGGATTGTAATCGAGTAATGAGCCTGCGATATAGAAGAAGTTATTATATCAGTGAAGAGTTAAATGACAAAGAAAAACAGGTAGTTAGAGATCGGATGGTGCGATGCCAGTTGAGAGATTTGTATGTTGACTTTAAAGAAATCGGGTACGAGGACTGGATCATTGCGCCAAATGGAATCGATGCTTCAGATTGTATTGGCAAATGCGAGTTCCCTTTCGATAGTACTATGAATGCTACTGTACATAGTCACCTTAAGTCTCTTATGAAGATCAACAAAGTGTCTTCTGTATCACCGCTATGCGCGCCGATAAAATACTCCGCATCAAGCGTTTTGTTTTGGTTGGCTAAAGATAAGGCTGTTCACAAAATTATGAGAGAAGCGAGTGCTACTAAGTGCGGATGCCGctga
- the LOC103580427 gene encoding eukaryotic initiation factor 4A-I yields the protein MSNTERIIDDASRNGIGENGPSGMEPDGVIESNWDQIVESFDDLNLKDELLRGIYAYGFEKPSAIQARAILPCIKGHDVIAQAQSGTGKTATFSISILQQIDTSINECQALILAPTRELAQQIQKVVIALGDFMNAKCHACIGGTNVRDDMRKLEQGVHVVVGTPGRVYDMINRRALRTNNIKMFILDEADEMLSRGFKDQIHDVFKLLPTEVQVNLLSATMPTDVLEVSKCFMRNPINILVKKEQLTLEGIKQFYVFVEKEDWKLETLCDLYDTLSITQAVIFCNTRRKVDWLTDNLHSRDFTVSAIHGEMEQKERDTIMRQFRTGSSRVLITTDILARGIDVQQVSLVINFDLPSNRENYIHRIGRGGRFGRKGVAINFITEDDKRTLSDIEQFYNTHIDEMPMNVADLI from the coding sequence atgTCAAATACGGAGCGCATAATTGATGATGCATCTAGAAATGGTATTGGTGAAAACGGGCCCTCTGGAATGGAGCCAGATGGTGTAATTGAGTCTAATTGGGATCAGATTGTCGAGAGCTTTGATGACTTGAACTTGAAGGATGAACTTCTTCGTGGTATCTACGCTTATGGTTTTGAAAAACCTTCGGCTATTCAAGCTCGTGCTATTCTTCCGTGCATCAAGGGACACGACGTGATAGCTCAAGCCCAGTCTGGTACTGGTAAAACCGCAACATTTTCAATCTCCATTTTGCAACAAATAGATACGTCGATTAATGAGTGCCAGGCACTTATTCTCGCTCCAACTCGTGAGCTCGCCCAGCAGATTCAGAAGGTAGTCATTGCTCTTGGAGATTTCATGAATGCCAAGTGTCATGCTTGCATCGGAGGAACTAACGTGCGTGATGATATGCGCAAATTGGAACAGGGAGTTCATGTTGTCGTGGGAACTCCTGGTAGAGTTTACGATATGATAAATCGACGCGCGCTGCGCACCAACAACATCAAGATGTTTATTTTGGACGAAGCTGACGAGATGTTGTCTCGTGGATTTAAGGATCAAATTCATGATGTCTTCAAGTTACTTCCGACAGAAGTCCAAGTTAATTTGCTGTCTGCTACCATGCCGACTGATGTATTGGAAGTATCCAAATGTTTTATGCGCAACCCGATTAACATTCTGGTCAAAAAGGAGCAACTGACCCTTGAAGGTATTAAGCAATTTTACGTCTTCGTCGAGAAGGAAGACTGGAAGTTGGAGACTTTGTGCGACTTGTACGATACTTTGAGTATCACTCAGGCTGTCATTTTCTGCAATACTCGTCGCAAGGTCGACTGGCTCACTGATAATTTGCATAGCCGCGACTTTACTGTCTCAGCCATCCACGGAGAAATGGAGCAGAAAGAGCGTGACACGATCATGAGACAATTCCGTACTGGATCATCTCGTGTTCTCATCACAACTGATATTTTGGCGCGTGGTATTGATGTCCAGCAAGTATCACTTGTCATAAATTTCGATCTTCCATCAAATCGTGAGAACTACATCCACAGAATCGGACGTGGTGGTCGTTTTGGACGTAAAGGAGTggccattaattttattactgaaGATGATAAACGTACTCTGAGCGACATCGAGCAGTTCTACAACACCCACATCGATGAAATGCCAATGAACGTCGCGGATTTAATTTAA
- the LOC103580428 gene encoding polyadenylate-binding protein 2 — translation MSESDLLNTDQIDCLDDFENGDSRQDEESMLQSDDPKEEVTETNNDPELEAIKARVREMEEEAEKLKQLQSEVDKQMNMGTLPGVISLNTSMEDKIEIDNRSIYVGNVDYGATAEELEQHFHGCGSVNKVTIQCNKFDGHPKGFAYIEFAERDAVETAMALDESLFRGRQIKVMPKRTNKPGISTTNRGPRGARGYRGAARGLSRGSAYFRSRPMRRPTSYRRGYYMPY, via the coding sequence ATGTCTGAGTCAGATTTACTGAACACTGATCAAATTGATTGTCTTGACGACTTTGAAAACGGAGATTCTCGTCAAGACGAAGAGTCAATGCTGCAGTCAGATGATCCAAAAGAGGAAGTAACTGAGACAAATAATGATCCTGAATTAGAAGCTATTAAGGCACGAGTACGTGAAATGGAAGAAGaagctgaaaaattaaaacaactgCAGTCTGAAGTTGACAAACAAATGAACATGGGTACTTTGCCAGGTGTTATATCACTAAATACCTCAATGGAGGATAAAATAGAGATAGACAACAGATCAATTTACGTTGGTAACGTAGACTACGGAGCAACTGCCGAAGAGCTGGAGCAACATTTCCACGGATGCGGCAGCGTCAACAAGGTCACTATTCAGTGCAACAAATTTGATGGTCATCCAAAGGGATTTGCTTACATCGAGTTTGCAGAGCGCGACGCCGTCGAGACGGCCATGGCTCTAGACGAGTCTCTCTTCAGAGGCCGTCAGATAAAGGTCATGCCCAAGAGAACAAACAAACCGGGGATCTCGACGACCAACAGAGGACCCAGAGGCGCTCGAGGATATCGCGGAGCCGCTCGAGGACTAAGTCGCGGTAGCGCTTACTTCAGGTCGAGACCTATGCGGCGTCCAACCAGTTATAGACGTGGTTACTACATGCCCTACTAA
- the LOC103580429 gene encoding probable methylthioribulose-1-phosphate dehydratase, with product MDFYDKNYDKEHPRNLIPELCRQFYHLGWVTGTGGGISIKNKNEIYIAPSGVQKERIAPEDMFVQTIDGVDLSSPPAEKKFKKSQCTPLFMCAYTERNAGAVIHTHSKFAVMVTLLWPGREFRVTHLEMIKGIRNQKLNRAYRFDEELVVPIIENTPFEEDLKDRMAEVIKEYPETCAVLVRRHGVYVWGDNWQQAKTMTECYDYLFDIGVQMKQAGIDPLLTPEQYELKYQQSHK from the exons ATGGacttttatgataaaaattatgataag GAACATCCGCGTAATCTTATACCGGAATTATGCAGGCAATTTTATCATCTTGGATGGGTAACAGGAACTGGCGGTGgaatatctattaaaaataa aaatgaAATTTACATCGCGCCATCAGGAGTTCAAAAAGAACGTATAGCACCAGAAGATATGTTTGTCCAAACAATTGATGGTGTTGATTTGTCATCACCAccagctgaaaaaaaattcaaaaaatcacaGTGCACCCCATTATTTATGTGCGCATACACAGAACGTAATGCTGGAGCTGTAATTCATACTCACTCAAAATTTGCTGTCATGGTGACATTACTTTGGCCTGGCCGCGAATTTCGTGTAACACATTTGGAAATGATCAAag gtattagaaatcaaaaattaaatagagcTTATAGATTTGATGAAGAATTAGTTGTAccgattattgaaaatactcCATTTGAAGAAGATCTTAAAGACAGGATGGCTGAAGTTATTAAAGAGTATCCGGAAACTTGTGCTGTACTAGTACGTAGACATGGCGTTTATGTTTGGGGTGACAATTGGCAACAAGCTAAaacaat GACGGAATgctatgattatttatttgacattgGAGTTCAAATGAAACAAGCTGGTATTGATCCATtattaactccagaacaatATGAGTTAAAATATCAGCAAtctcataaataa
- the LOC103580430 gene encoding exosome complex component RRP41 produces MDTDQLQDQGGLRVDGRRPLELRQIKVRLGVFGQADGSAYLEQGKTKVLAAVYGPHQPRGALARSTANKSTKGLINCQYSMAVFCLSSGERKKRPRGDRKTQERSIDLRHAMESIINLEQFSRSQIEIFVEVLQADGSDFCCAVNASTLALIDAGIPIKDYAIGCTVTLPDSNSSYEDADTQGIGVLDANNLEENGPGVTLSIVALPETTCELTKEPGLIIAAQGSGRLHLSRLEAMKVRALIGCKNIKSILDQAVRQHLTVNSLPSLYNTPTVE; encoded by the exons atggatACTGATCAATTACAAGATCAAGGCGGACTGAGAGTTGACGGTAGAAGACCATTGGAATTACGTCAAATAAAAGTAAGACTAGGTGTCTTTGGTCAAGCTGATGGAAGCGCTTACTTAGAACAAGGGAAAACCAAAGTACTGGCTGCTGTCTATGGACCGCATCAg CCAAGAGGTGCATTGGCACGTAGTACAGCAAACAAGTCAACGAAAGGTTTGATAAATTGTCAGTACAGTATGGCAGTATTTTGTCTAAGTTCTGGCGAACGTAAAAAACGTCCGCGAGGTGACAGGAAAACCCAGGAACGTTCGATAGATCTTCGTCATGCCATGGAGTCGATAATAAATCTCGAGCAGTTTTCGCGCTCgcaaattgaaatatttgtcGAAGTGCTGCAGGCTGATGGCAGCGATTTTTGTTGCGCTGTAAATGCATCAACTTTGGCGCTGATTGACGCCGGGATACCGATAAAAGATTACGCTATTGGGTGCACGGTTACGCTACCGGACTCGAACAGTAGCTACGAGGACGCAGATACTCAGGGCATTGGGGTGTTGGACGCTAATAATTTAGAAGAAAATGGCCCCGGGGTTACTTTGTCCATCGTCGCGTTGCCAGAGACCACGTGCGAGTTGACCAAGGAACCGGGTTTGATAATCGCCGCTCAAGGATCCGGTCGGCTGCACTTGTCGAGACTGGAGGCTATGAAAGTACGCGCGCTCATTGGCtgcaaaaatatcaaaagtattttagATCAAGCTGTCAGGCAGCATCTTACCGTTAATTCATTACCTTCTTTGTACAATACCCCAACGgttgaatga